The following are from one region of the Mesorhizobium sp. B2-8-5 genome:
- the dbpB gene encoding DGQHR domain-containing protein DpdB, translating into MTAVDHLKIRAVRAEQGGTGVFAFFLQGSDITRIADISRIRREEQELKGFQRGVIREHVKQITAFLDSGAVLFPNAIILAMAPEVEFASARGRAPGNICEVGDAGTLSIPIYPEGRRAAWIVDGQQRSLALAEARDRSIAVPVVGFVSAHLATQREQFILVNKAKPLPTRLINELLPEVSVLLPRDLAARQLPSALCEALNTDPSSPFYGLIRRESDGKDKVGIVTDNSLIETMRMSLKTPAGALGQFKHNGRGNDTEAMYEALLLYWCAVRDTFPDAWGRPPVESRLMHSAGIRAMGALMDPIMLRTDGVSDRVAAVRATLERLAPHCAWTSGSWKGLGMDWNDIQSTSQHISKLSDHLMHLERDLARGVA; encoded by the coding sequence ATGACTGCAGTGGACCATCTAAAAATTCGGGCCGTTCGTGCGGAACAAGGTGGGACCGGGGTTTTCGCGTTCTTTCTTCAAGGCTCTGACATCACTCGCATCGCCGATATCAGTCGTATCCGCCGCGAGGAGCAAGAACTCAAGGGATTCCAGCGCGGCGTGATTCGTGAACATGTGAAGCAGATTACCGCCTTTCTGGACAGCGGTGCGGTGCTCTTTCCGAATGCCATTATTCTCGCAATGGCGCCCGAGGTGGAATTTGCGTCGGCGCGCGGGCGAGCACCCGGAAACATTTGTGAGGTGGGTGACGCTGGCACGCTGTCGATACCGATATATCCGGAAGGACGACGAGCGGCGTGGATCGTCGATGGTCAGCAACGCTCACTTGCACTTGCGGAGGCGAGGGATCGGTCGATTGCGGTCCCGGTCGTCGGTTTCGTGTCGGCACACCTGGCAACGCAACGAGAGCAATTCATTCTGGTCAACAAAGCGAAACCGCTTCCCACTCGTTTGATAAATGAGTTGCTTCCGGAGGTCAGCGTTCTTCTACCGCGTGACCTCGCAGCGCGTCAGTTGCCAAGTGCGCTTTGCGAGGCGCTCAATACAGATCCGAGTTCGCCATTCTACGGGTTGATCCGCCGCGAATCTGACGGCAAGGATAAGGTCGGCATTGTCACCGACAATTCGCTCATCGAAACGATGCGCATGAGTCTCAAAACGCCAGCTGGGGCGCTCGGCCAATTTAAACATAACGGACGCGGCAACGATACAGAGGCAATGTATGAGGCTCTGTTGCTCTACTGGTGTGCGGTTCGGGATACGTTCCCTGACGCTTGGGGAAGGCCTCCGGTTGAGAGCCGTCTTATGCACAGCGCAGGTATACGTGCAATGGGCGCCTTGATGGACCCTATTATGCTTCGGACCGATGGTGTGTCCGATCGCGTAGCGGCGGTTCGTGCTACGCTCGAGCGACTCGCCCCGCATTGCGCGTGGACGAGCGGTTCTTGGAAGGGCCTCGGCATGGACTGGAACGATATCCAGTCAACGTCTCAGCACATCAGCAAACTCAGTGATCACCTGATGCACCTCGAGCGTGACCTCGCGCGAGGCGTTGCATGA
- the dpdA gene encoding tRNA-guanine transglycosylase DpdA — protein sequence MKFIFADSLDYVDPAFDFIADRSPAERQPYWDDAYPHEILGYAPYDGVLVSRGIVGDHRVKGKYTASQARRFGLVGVRKFLRLDRPEFTHLDIFGDCGAFTYVNEDRPPYTPAEMAEFYDECGFTHGCSVDHVIFDFYPAVVGMEGGSVDAKQRFDITLENADQFLREVEQIGASFTPLGVVQGWSPGSMAEAARRLVTMGYEYLAIGGMVPLKSPEIKICLEAIRAAVPASTKLHILGFAKADDIDSFHGYDIASFDTTSPLIRAFKDAKKNYYLPGDGLALRYFTSIRVPQAIENPRLQRSVKRGTFRAEDLVRMEVAALGSLRAFDRGEADLDEALHSVLVYSAPLFEEKPFEDCQNSPALLQLAKRYRETLSERPWRQCPCAICAATSVEVIIFRGSNRNKRRGIHNLAVYKNHIERLDLKRAVKRTDEISRRLCAAEC from the coding sequence ATGAAGTTTATTTTTGCTGACAGCCTGGACTATGTAGACCCTGCGTTCGACTTCATAGCGGATCGCAGTCCGGCAGAGCGACAGCCCTATTGGGACGACGCTTATCCGCACGAGATCTTGGGTTATGCGCCTTATGATGGAGTGCTGGTTTCGCGCGGTATTGTTGGAGACCATCGTGTGAAGGGCAAATACACGGCGAGCCAGGCGCGGCGCTTTGGCTTGGTTGGTGTCCGCAAATTTCTCCGCCTCGACAGGCCAGAGTTCACACACCTCGACATATTCGGCGACTGTGGCGCCTTCACTTACGTCAACGAAGACCGTCCGCCGTATACGCCGGCAGAAATGGCCGAGTTTTATGACGAGTGCGGCTTCACTCACGGCTGTTCCGTTGACCATGTCATATTCGACTTCTACCCCGCTGTCGTCGGGATGGAAGGCGGGTCCGTTGATGCTAAGCAACGGTTCGACATAACGCTTGAGAACGCCGATCAATTTCTTCGTGAAGTTGAACAGATAGGTGCGAGTTTCACGCCACTGGGGGTCGTTCAAGGATGGTCACCAGGCAGTATGGCGGAAGCCGCGCGACGGCTCGTCACGATGGGATATGAGTATCTTGCAATCGGCGGCATGGTTCCGCTCAAGTCACCAGAGATCAAGATTTGCCTAGAGGCTATTCGCGCCGCCGTGCCAGCCTCAACCAAGCTTCATATTCTGGGTTTCGCTAAGGCTGACGATATCGACAGCTTCCATGGTTACGACATCGCCAGCTTTGATACGACATCGCCGCTGATACGAGCGTTCAAGGACGCTAAGAAAAACTATTATCTACCGGGCGACGGTCTCGCGTTGCGGTACTTCACGTCGATCCGAGTGCCGCAGGCGATCGAAAATCCTAGGCTTCAGCGAAGCGTGAAAAGGGGAACGTTCCGCGCCGAGGATTTGGTCCGAATGGAAGTGGCGGCGCTTGGATCGCTCCGAGCCTTCGATCGGGGCGAAGCCGATCTTGATGAGGCGCTACATAGTGTTCTTGTTTACAGCGCCCCGCTGTTTGAAGAAAAGCCTTTCGAAGACTGCCAAAACAGTCCAGCACTTTTGCAACTTGCGAAGCGCTATCGGGAAACCTTGTCGGAACGGCCATGGCGGCAATGTCCTTGCGCGATATGCGCGGCCACATCGGTCGAGGTAATCATATTCCGCGGCAGCAATCGCAACAAACGCCGCGGGATTCACAATCTCGCTGTCTACAAGAATCATATTGAACGATTGGATTTGAAGCGTGCTGTCAAACGAACCGATGAAATATCTCGCCGTCTGTGCGCAGCAGAGTGCTGA
- the dbpB gene encoding DGQHR domain-containing protein DpdB, translating into MKYLAVCAQQSAEHQVLTFAARATDVLRFASIERIGRNEQGELSGFQRPQVAAHIREIRDYLEKPNAVLPNPIVVAFTDRVEIDDLGNGAAQLTIDVSVGAPGLVVDGQQRLSALAQVDRDFQVFVSALICRDDAELRRQFVLINNTRPLPKSLIYELLPTVDDLPPRLSRRSMAANLTARLNFENTALKGYIKQHTSPGGIIADTVIQKIIMESLANGVMRELIKSHDGETSCVRLVSNFFDGVKRAFPEAWHGHNPSSSRLLHGAGIQAMGDVMEVLAQRGSARTVSDFQDGLQCLRGKTAWTEGKWELGGEVRGWNALQNVNRDISLLKHYLVGVVKADQRQRRKAAPTPLLDRAAG; encoded by the coding sequence ATGAAATATCTCGCCGTCTGTGCGCAGCAGAGTGCTGAGCATCAGGTGCTCACCTTTGCAGCTAGGGCGACTGACGTTTTACGCTTTGCGTCGATCGAGCGCATTGGCCGCAACGAGCAGGGTGAACTCAGTGGGTTTCAGCGGCCACAGGTTGCAGCCCACATTCGAGAAATTCGCGACTATCTCGAAAAGCCAAATGCTGTGCTCCCCAACCCGATTGTGGTCGCGTTCACTGATCGCGTCGAAATTGATGATCTTGGCAACGGGGCCGCTCAACTCACAATCGATGTGAGTGTGGGTGCACCAGGGCTGGTCGTAGATGGCCAGCAACGACTGTCAGCACTTGCCCAAGTTGACCGCGACTTCCAGGTCTTTGTTTCTGCACTCATCTGTCGTGATGATGCAGAACTACGGCGCCAGTTCGTCCTCATCAACAACACGCGACCGCTACCTAAGTCCCTTATCTACGAATTGCTGCCGACAGTGGACGACTTGCCGCCGCGCCTTAGCCGGCGGTCTATGGCAGCGAACCTGACTGCGCGCCTCAACTTCGAGAATACCGCACTGAAAGGCTACATCAAACAGCACACATCCCCGGGCGGGATCATCGCCGACACGGTTATTCAGAAAATAATCATGGAATCCCTCGCAAACGGCGTGATGCGCGAACTGATTAAATCGCATGACGGTGAAACGAGTTGTGTCCGACTTGTCTCGAATTTCTTCGACGGAGTGAAGCGAGCGTTTCCCGAAGCCTGGCATGGCCATAACCCCAGTTCGTCGCGCCTGTTACATGGCGCTGGCATTCAGGCGATGGGCGATGTCATGGAAGTGTTGGCGCAGCGCGGGAGCGCTCGCACCGTCAGCGACTTTCAAGATGGCCTCCAATGTCTCAGGGGCAAAACCGCTTGGACCGAAGGTAAATGGGAGTTGGGCGGGGAGGTTCGAGGCTGGAACGCTCTCCAAAACGTCAATCGCGATATCTCACTCCTGAAACATTATCTCGTCGGCGTCGTGAAGGCGGATCAGCGCCAGAGGCGCAAGGCGGCGCCGACCCCACTCCTCGATAGGGCGGCAGGCTAA
- the queE gene encoding 7-carboxy-7-deazaguanine synthase has product MSYAVKEIFYTLQGEGRQAGRAAVFCRFTGCNLWSGREADRPKAICQFCDTDFVGTDGDGGGRFATSHDLASAIEAKWSNSLSQRRFVVLTGGEPLLQVDPSLIGALHHKGFEIAVETNGTLMPPSGIDWVCVSPKAGTEIAIKSGNELKLVFPQMGAEPERFEALAFDHFLLQPMDGPDRISNTHDAVAYCLANPRWQLSLQTHKQLGIR; this is encoded by the coding sequence ATGAGCTACGCAGTTAAGGAAATTTTCTACACTCTCCAAGGCGAAGGCCGTCAGGCCGGCCGCGCGGCCGTTTTTTGCCGTTTCACCGGATGCAACCTTTGGTCCGGAAGGGAGGCCGACCGCCCGAAAGCCATATGTCAGTTTTGTGATACCGACTTCGTGGGCACGGATGGCGACGGCGGCGGTCGTTTTGCAACATCCCATGACTTGGCAAGCGCTATCGAGGCGAAATGGTCAAACTCATTGTCGCAGCGAAGGTTCGTCGTTTTAACAGGCGGCGAACCACTCCTTCAAGTCGACCCATCTCTCATCGGCGCGTTGCACCATAAGGGATTCGAGATCGCGGTCGAAACCAATGGCACGCTCATGCCACCCTCAGGGATCGACTGGGTCTGCGTCAGCCCAAAGGCAGGCACTGAAATCGCGATTAAGAGCGGAAATGAACTCAAGTTGGTATTTCCGCAGATGGGTGCAGAGCCCGAACGCTTCGAAGCTCTGGCCTTCGACCATTTCCTCCTCCAGCCAATGGATGGGCCTGATCGCATCTCGAATACGCACGACGCGGTCGCCTATTGCCTTGCCAACCCGCGCTGGCAACTCAGCCTTCAAACTCACAAACAACTTGGAATCAGATGA
- the queD gene encoding 6-carboxytetrahydropterin synthase QueD, protein MKITQAFTFEAAHRLPHVPLTHRCHRMHGHSYRIELRLEGPVDDHTGFVVDFFDVEAAFNPLLLQLDHYCLNDVEGLENPTAENIAIWIWNRIKPAVPQTSAVVVYETPDCWAEYEG, encoded by the coding sequence ATGAAGATAACTCAGGCATTCACATTCGAGGCTGCCCACAGGTTGCCACATGTGCCGTTGACACACCGCTGCCACCGCATGCATGGCCATTCCTATAGAATTGAGCTCCGCCTCGAGGGACCCGTTGACGATCACACCGGTTTTGTCGTCGACTTCTTCGACGTGGAGGCCGCCTTCAATCCATTGCTCCTTCAACTCGACCATTATTGTCTCAACGATGTCGAAGGCTTGGAAAACCCCACTGCAGAAAACATTGCAATTTGGATATGGAATCGCATCAAGCCTGCGGTGCCGCAGACGTCTGCTGTTGTCGTCTACGAGACGCCTGACTGCTGGGCTGAATACGAAGGGTGA
- the queC gene encoding 7-cyano-7-deazaguanine synthase QueC: MEESKAIVLFSGGQDSTTCLAWALERFEYVETIGFDYGQRHRIELDIRPEVLTAIRQSFPSWDKKLGEDRVIDVTVLGQISDTALTRDVEIAMLQNGLPNTFVPGRNLLFMIFAAAVAYRRGARHIVTGVCETDYSGYPDCRDDTMKAMQLALNLGMDHRFVVHTPLMWIDKAETWRMADVLGGKVLVNLILDKTHTCYNGNRTEQHVWGWGCGNCPSCELRANGYRQFSCELAA, from the coding sequence ATGGAAGAGTCAAAGGCAATCGTCCTGTTCTCCGGCGGCCAGGATTCAACTACGTGTCTTGCTTGGGCATTAGAACGCTTTGAATATGTCGAAACGATCGGGTTCGACTATGGTCAACGTCATCGCATCGAACTCGATATTCGTCCTGAGGTATTGACAGCAATTCGCCAAAGTTTTCCGTCTTGGGACAAGAAACTGGGCGAGGATCGTGTGATTGACGTCACTGTTCTTGGGCAAATCAGCGACACGGCGCTCACACGCGATGTCGAAATTGCGATGCTTCAAAATGGCCTTCCCAACACGTTTGTCCCGGGGCGCAATCTGCTTTTCATGATTTTTGCGGCAGCGGTCGCTTACCGCCGCGGGGCACGCCATATAGTAACGGGTGTTTGCGAGACAGACTACTCTGGCTACCCCGATTGTCGCGACGACACCATGAAGGCGATGCAACTCGCGCTCAATCTTGGCATGGACCACCGCTTCGTCGTTCACACGCCGCTAATGTGGATCGACAAAGCCGAAACCTGGCGGATGGCAGATGTTCTTGGGGGCAAAGTTTTGGTCAACCTCATACTTGATAAAACACATACCTGTTATAATGGTAACCGAACAGAGCAGCACGTCTGGGGCTGGGGCTGTGGAAACTGTCCTTCTTGTGAGCTTCGCGCCAACGGTTATCGCCAATTCAGCTGTGAGCTTGCGGCCTAG
- the dpdE gene encoding protein DpdE: protein MFVRVLRGERAALGVGKAIGRSGDICSVEFFDAPWNPAISVDVGVADLEAVTLPEQTRIYHYNAALSSWEIGRLLDDHGIRQYCRFPNGSDRWLSVAHVNVRWNHPIVDPTAFLAAKINETPRFSDGRSGFVRSVMAQRGVTMGMSALISSAVELEAHQIEVVRRILQDPVQRYLLADEVGLGKTIEAGILIRQCILDCGDSAFILIIVPDALVSQWRHELDEKFFLGADFDRRIRVIGPSDHDAIRPLLARATMLVIDEAHHLTGRRAESDYDLYADIAATAPAIERVLLLSATPALHNEGGFLEMLHLLDPDTYALDDESGFRRRVASRQMLAQIVAGLAPENVLYLDRTLDQLAEHFADDHLLQTHVAALRIIVDGLPDESDPELINAIGRVRAHISEVYRLHRRILRHRRRNIIGLTPDRSGTIRVDYGSSATARVYHAAEYWRFEEATTVNGEPTRTDRTRIFFQTLERIQEYASSGAGDVGFLARQTLLVGDSARFAGIVEGLSGEEAFDDRVSALVAAIKPLLGPRQQFVIFCTDSETADRLAKTLTSDLGLPVDRHDPEHEDWMAFNRDPARPILVCDHRAEEGLNLQGGRKIVIHYDLPFNPNRIEQRLGRADRYGAGDAVRSIVLACRDNPYETAWVNYLDEALRIFDRSVASLQYIIEEMTRTFASSLFREGPEAIIDLIAESRGEDGRIEREIAAIDQQDALDALGAPSYDMLDALSDIDEGWREIDSAASAWIETNLMFARDPGQGGREEQAPGTLPFCYRYVTGQPHTLVPLQTFLNRFSATMDTSVEARLTRTVKTYPVTYRRRTALGREGRAAQARLLRYGEPFIDGMWDLSQIDDRGRSSAMWRYFPGHQGEGTVDLYFRFDFIVEPDLAGARSVLAAADRLSAAGEAAVTRRGDMALPPFFQTIWLDQEMERVTDATLLVKLDLPYRPVAAEQAGRDFNLNPKRWNQLGRLRLPQMTDWPAICWQARSQAEIALRQLPALVDGLVEARNRSTAVDYGRLGQLRARADRRSDPTAETEWQIERDLADALDAGISAPSVRVDAVIACFLTGDPATTAAIDGRV from the coding sequence GTGTTCGTGAGGGTGCTCCGGGGTGAGCGTGCTGCACTTGGTGTTGGGAAGGCAATCGGTCGGAGCGGCGACATTTGCTCAGTCGAATTTTTCGACGCGCCCTGGAACCCGGCAATCTCAGTCGACGTAGGTGTCGCCGATCTTGAGGCGGTCACGCTTCCCGAACAGACACGGATCTATCACTACAACGCCGCACTTTCCTCTTGGGAAATCGGGCGACTGCTCGATGATCATGGTATCCGCCAATATTGCAGATTCCCCAACGGATCCGACCGATGGCTCTCGGTTGCCCACGTGAACGTTCGATGGAATCACCCAATCGTCGATCCCACAGCTTTCCTCGCCGCTAAGATCAATGAAACGCCACGCTTTTCCGATGGTCGCAGCGGGTTCGTCCGCTCGGTCATGGCCCAGCGAGGGGTAACTATGGGGATGTCCGCGTTAATATCTTCTGCGGTCGAACTCGAGGCCCACCAGATCGAGGTTGTTCGCCGTATTCTCCAGGACCCGGTGCAGCGCTATTTGCTTGCCGACGAAGTTGGACTCGGCAAGACAATCGAAGCCGGCATATTGATCCGCCAATGCATCCTTGACTGCGGCGATAGCGCCTTCATTTTGATTATCGTTCCCGACGCACTCGTTTCTCAGTGGCGCCACGAACTTGACGAAAAATTCTTCCTCGGGGCCGATTTCGACCGCCGCATCCGCGTGATTGGACCCAGTGATCACGATGCCATTCGTCCACTTCTCGCCCGCGCCACTATGCTGGTGATCGACGAGGCTCATCATCTGACGGGTAGGAGAGCAGAATCTGACTATGATCTATATGCGGACATCGCGGCCACGGCACCGGCGATCGAACGTGTCCTGTTGCTCTCCGCCACGCCGGCTCTTCACAATGAGGGTGGTTTCCTCGAAATGCTCCATCTACTCGACCCCGACACCTACGCGCTCGATGACGAGTCTGGGTTTCGTCGCCGGGTCGCCAGCCGTCAAATGCTCGCGCAGATCGTTGCGGGCTTGGCGCCGGAAAACGTTCTCTATCTCGACCGTACACTCGACCAACTCGCCGAACATTTTGCCGACGACCATCTGCTGCAGACCCATGTCGCGGCTTTACGCATCATCGTTGATGGGTTGCCGGACGAATCCGATCCCGAATTGATCAACGCGATCGGCCGGGTGCGCGCGCACATCAGCGAGGTTTATCGCCTCCACCGCAGGATTTTGCGCCACCGACGGCGCAACATCATCGGTCTTACCCCAGACCGGTCGGGCACGATCCGAGTGGACTACGGCAGTTCTGCCACCGCGCGTGTATACCACGCGGCTGAATATTGGCGCTTCGAGGAAGCGACAACAGTCAATGGCGAGCCAACGCGGACCGACCGAACACGCATCTTCTTCCAGACGCTTGAGCGGATACAGGAATATGCATCTTCGGGCGCTGGCGATGTCGGTTTTCTCGCACGCCAGACCCTTCTCGTCGGCGACAGCGCGCGTTTCGCTGGCATAGTGGAGGGGTTATCAGGCGAGGAGGCGTTCGACGATCGGGTATCCGCGCTGGTTGCGGCGATCAAGCCCTTGCTCGGTCCCCGGCAGCAGTTTGTCATCTTCTGCACCGACAGCGAGACGGCCGACCGGCTAGCGAAGACGCTTACCAGTGATCTAGGCCTGCCGGTCGATCGGCATGATCCCGAGCACGAAGACTGGATGGCGTTCAATCGAGATCCGGCGCGGCCAATCCTGGTGTGCGATCACCGTGCTGAAGAGGGTCTTAATCTTCAGGGCGGACGAAAGATCGTCATCCATTATGATCTGCCGTTCAATCCCAACCGGATCGAACAACGCTTGGGGCGTGCCGACCGCTATGGGGCCGGCGACGCGGTGCGCTCGATTGTCCTCGCCTGCCGCGACAATCCCTATGAGACCGCCTGGGTCAACTACCTCGATGAAGCCTTGAGGATCTTCGATCGTTCGGTCGCGAGCCTCCAATACATCATCGAAGAGATGACTCGGACCTTCGCGTCATCGCTGTTTCGCGAAGGCCCCGAGGCGATCATCGATCTCATCGCCGAGAGCCGGGGTGAAGACGGCAGGATCGAGCGTGAAATCGCCGCCATTGATCAGCAGGACGCGCTAGATGCGCTGGGCGCTCCATCCTACGACATGCTGGATGCCCTCAGCGACATCGACGAAGGATGGCGAGAGATTGATTCTGCTGCCTCGGCCTGGATCGAGACCAACCTAATGTTCGCGCGCGACCCAGGACAGGGCGGTCGCGAGGAGCAGGCGCCTGGCACACTTCCCTTCTGCTATCGCTACGTGACGGGGCAACCGCATACGCTGGTTCCGCTTCAGACCTTTCTGAACCGCTTTTCCGCCACGATGGACACCTCAGTCGAGGCTCGTCTCACGCGCACGGTAAAAACCTACCCAGTGACGTACCGACGTCGCACCGCGCTCGGACGCGAAGGCAGGGCCGCACAAGCCCGTTTGTTGCGCTATGGGGAGCCCTTCATCGACGGCATGTGGGACCTCTCGCAGATCGATGATCGTGGACGGTCAAGCGCGATGTGGCGGTACTTTCCGGGGCATCAGGGCGAGGGTACCGTCGACCTCTATTTTCGCTTCGACTTTATCGTCGAGCCCGACCTCGCCGGTGCGCGCTCAGTGCTGGCGGCAGCGGACCGACTGAGCGCCGCCGGCGAGGCAGCGGTCACGCGCCGCGGTGATATGGCGCTACCACCCTTTTTCCAGACGATCTGGCTCGATCAGGAGATGGAGCGGGTGACGGACGCGACGCTGCTTGTCAAGCTCGATCTACCCTACCGCCCGGTTGCGGCAGAACAGGCTGGTCGCGATTTCAACCTTAACCCGAAGCGATGGAACCAGCTTGGTCGGCTGCGCCTCCCCCAGATGACCGACTGGCCTGCGATCTGCTGGCAGGCGCGCAGTCAGGCCGAGATAGCGTTGCGCCAATTGCCGGCGCTCGTGGACGGCCTCGTCGAAGCCCGTAATAGGTCGACCGCAGTCGACTATGGGCGTCTCGGCCAATTGCGTGCCCGTGCCGACCGTCGGAGCGATCCTACCGCCGAAACGGAATGGCAAATCGAGCGCGATCTTGCCGATGCGCTCGACGCCGGAATCAGCGCACCCTCGGTGCGCGTCGACGCGGTCATCGCCTGCTTCCTGACCGGCGATCCAGCGACGACCGCCGCAATCGACGGACGGGTCTGA